A stretch of Aureispira sp. CCB-E DNA encodes these proteins:
- a CDS encoding DNA topoisomerase 3: MKVCIAEKPSVAREIAAIIGAKDKKEGYYEGNGYAVTWTFGHFCTLYAPDDYDAKWKQWNLENLPMLPERFETRLMDNGGVQKQFKIIKDLFKKASVVINCGDAGQEGELIQRWVIKEAQYQGKVLRLWISSLTPEAIRDGFKDLKDASNYDNLYYAGSSRAIGDWLLGMNATRLFTLRYGGYKQVLSIGRVQTPTLAMLVKRHLEIQNFKPEPYWELQTLYRETTFSCTEGKFFKKEDGEALFKKVEGKPFEVTKVTKKNGKELPPKLFDLTSLQVYCNNKFGFSADHTLKIVQKLYEQKLVTYPRVDTTFLPNDVYPKVAGILQKLSHYNTYTQPLLGKKIRKSKKVFNDNKVTDHHAIIPTGYQKGLGQGEQQVYDIITRHFIAAFYPDCLVANTTVLGEVEQVKFKATGKEILEEGWRVVLKAVRSKKKSDEDKTLPTFVKGETGPHVPSFVEKQTQPPKMYTEASLLRAMETAGKQVDDDKLREVLKANGIGRPSTRAAIIETLFKRKYIQRKKKLLVPTEVGLQLIEIIQNELLKSAELTGQWEKQLKEIEDGEYNAAKFIYDMKRMVHQLVAEVKAARYVRRLSAPSKTSKVSVPKPTSTTKKATKSVGILEQTCPKCKKGTLLKGKTSYGCSDWKAGCTFRLPFEFLKKKLSEKQLVRLVSKGSTVKLKGFKKDTEKVDGVLVFDDNFNLKLEAAVPKPNKNTSQSDAILCPKCGKGTVLKGQKAYGCSDWKAGCDFRFEFEEIRKQAAGRKMTKELVLEILKG; the protein is encoded by the coding sequence ATGAAAGTTTGTATTGCTGAAAAACCGAGTGTTGCTAGAGAGATCGCAGCTATTATAGGTGCTAAAGATAAAAAAGAGGGCTATTATGAAGGAAATGGATATGCAGTAACTTGGACCTTTGGGCATTTTTGTACGCTGTATGCGCCAGATGATTATGATGCTAAATGGAAACAGTGGAACTTGGAAAACCTTCCAATGTTGCCTGAACGATTTGAAACTCGATTAATGGACAATGGAGGGGTACAAAAGCAATTTAAGATTATCAAAGACTTATTTAAAAAAGCTTCTGTGGTAATTAATTGTGGTGATGCTGGACAAGAAGGGGAGTTGATTCAACGTTGGGTTATCAAAGAAGCCCAATACCAAGGCAAGGTGCTCCGTTTATGGATTTCTTCCTTAACCCCAGAGGCAATTAGAGATGGCTTTAAAGACCTAAAAGATGCATCCAATTATGATAATTTATATTATGCGGGCAGTTCACGTGCAATAGGAGATTGGCTGTTGGGTATGAATGCGACGCGTTTGTTTACACTGCGTTATGGTGGGTACAAACAAGTCTTGTCGATTGGACGAGTACAGACACCAACACTGGCTATGCTGGTTAAACGGCATTTAGAAATCCAAAATTTTAAGCCTGAGCCTTACTGGGAATTGCAAACGCTATATAGAGAAACAACATTTAGCTGTACAGAGGGAAAGTTCTTTAAAAAAGAAGATGGAGAAGCTTTGTTTAAAAAGGTGGAAGGGAAACCTTTTGAGGTCACCAAAGTGACCAAGAAAAATGGAAAAGAGTTACCCCCAAAACTGTTTGATTTAACCAGCTTACAGGTTTATTGTAATAATAAATTTGGATTTTCGGCTGACCATACACTCAAAATTGTACAAAAACTTTATGAACAGAAGTTGGTGACCTACCCAAGGGTTGATACAACTTTTCTGCCGAATGATGTTTATCCTAAAGTTGCAGGTATTTTGCAGAAGTTAAGTCATTATAACACTTATACTCAACCATTGCTAGGGAAAAAAATTCGTAAATCAAAAAAAGTGTTCAATGACAATAAAGTGACCGATCATCATGCTATTATTCCAACAGGTTATCAAAAAGGTTTGGGGCAGGGAGAACAGCAAGTTTATGATATTATTACTCGTCATTTTATTGCAGCATTCTACCCAGATTGTTTGGTAGCCAATACTACTGTTTTGGGAGAAGTAGAACAAGTGAAGTTTAAAGCTACTGGAAAAGAAATCTTAGAAGAAGGGTGGCGAGTTGTTTTAAAGGCTGTACGAAGTAAAAAGAAATCGGATGAGGATAAAACTTTGCCTACTTTTGTAAAAGGAGAGACAGGACCTCATGTGCCTTCTTTTGTTGAGAAGCAAACACAACCCCCTAAAATGTATACGGAAGCAAGCCTGTTGCGTGCGATGGAAACAGCAGGCAAGCAAGTGGACGATGATAAACTTCGAGAAGTACTAAAGGCAAATGGGATTGGTCGTCCTTCGACAAGGGCAGCAATTATAGAGACCTTATTCAAGCGAAAATACATTCAACGCAAAAAAAAATTGTTGGTTCCTACAGAAGTTGGATTGCAATTGATTGAAATTATCCAAAATGAATTGCTTAAATCAGCAGAATTGACAGGACAATGGGAAAAGCAATTGAAAGAAATTGAGGATGGTGAATATAATGCAGCGAAGTTTATTTATGACATGAAGCGTATGGTGCATCAATTGGTAGCCGAAGTGAAGGCTGCTCGCTACGTTCGTCGTTTATCGGCGCCTTCCAAAACTAGCAAAGTAAGCGTACCCAAGCCTACATCTACCACTAAAAAAGCTACTAAATCGGTAGGCATTTTAGAACAAACTTGTCCTAAATGCAAAAAGGGAACTTTGCTGAAAGGAAAAACGAGTTATGGTTGTAGTGACTGGAAAGCGGGTTGTACCTTTCGACTTCCTTTTGAGTTCTTAAAAAAGAAGTTATCAGAAAAACAACTGGTTCGCTTAGTTTCAAAAGGTTCAACTGTCAAATTGAAAGGTTTTAAGAAGGATACAGAGAAAGTTGATGGGGTGCTTGTTTTTGATGATAATTTCAATTTGAAGTTGGAAGCAGCTGTTCCAAAACCTAACAAAAATACTTCTCAATCTGATGCAATTCTATGTCCAAAGTGCGGAAAAGGAACGGTTTTAAAGGGACAAAAAGCTTATGGTTGTAGTGACTGGAAAGCTGGTTGTGACTTTCGTTTCGAGTTTGAGGAAATTCGAAAGCAGGCAGCAGGTAGGAAGATGACCAAGGAATTGGTGTTGGAAATATTAAAAGGGTAA
- a CDS encoding tyrosine-type recombinase/integrase gives MIQFSVVYNYKNKLRKNGTGLIQIRAYSKGKCKYFSTNIYVTPFQWSKKLNQVIDHPNTFQYNAEIRRQLNELEAYTYKWIEKHGSMTLQQVVDFYRYEDVQSFTAFWKYELEHDTKLTKETKKKHKTALNYWTQFREDVKFSELNFNLIHDFDSFLFGKNLHTNTVYTHHKQVRKYINLAISKELMDVNKNPYIRFTPKTKPTERIVLTQEEVKRIEALTFEEENHFLRMVRDMFLFSCYTGLRFSDTKNIRFKNIEKDREGYSLNIISKKTNKQLILPLYRLYEKKPEQLLQRYEVDKASPNGLVFYGYSNQYFNRALKSLAKLANIDKPITSHVARHTFATHLAAQIPIHVLKSILQHSEIETTMVYLHLSNKIVNDALDNVRW, from the coding sequence ATGATTCAATTTTCAGTAGTTTATAACTACAAAAACAAACTCCGTAAAAACGGAACAGGATTAATTCAAATTAGAGCCTACTCTAAAGGCAAATGCAAATATTTCTCAACAAATATTTACGTTACTCCCTTTCAGTGGAGCAAAAAATTAAACCAGGTAATTGACCACCCAAACACTTTTCAATACAATGCTGAAATAAGGCGCCAACTCAACGAACTAGAAGCTTACACGTACAAGTGGATCGAGAAGCATGGGAGCATGACTTTACAGCAAGTTGTCGATTTTTATCGTTACGAAGATGTTCAATCGTTCACAGCTTTTTGGAAGTACGAGTTGGAGCACGACACCAAATTGACCAAAGAAACCAAGAAAAAACACAAAACAGCACTCAACTACTGGACGCAATTTAGGGAAGATGTCAAGTTCTCAGAATTGAATTTTAATTTGATCCACGATTTTGACAGTTTTCTATTTGGCAAAAACTTGCACACCAATACTGTTTATACCCATCACAAACAAGTTCGGAAGTACATCAATTTAGCCATTAGTAAGGAACTAATGGATGTAAATAAGAATCCTTACATTCGATTTACTCCCAAAACAAAGCCGACAGAGCGTATTGTCTTGACTCAAGAAGAGGTAAAAAGGATTGAGGCGTTAACTTTTGAGGAAGAGAATCATTTCTTAAGAATGGTACGAGATATGTTTTTGTTCTCTTGTTATACTGGGCTTCGTTTCTCTGATACTAAAAATATTCGTTTTAAGAACATCGAAAAGGATAGGGAAGGCTACTCACTTAATATTATCTCCAAAAAGACGAATAAGCAGTTAATTTTGCCCCTGTATCGTCTATATGAGAAAAAGCCTGAGCAGCTGCTTCAGAGATATGAAGTAGATAAAGCTTCACCGAATGGTTTGGTCTTTTATGGCTACAGCAACCAGTACTTTAATCGGGCATTAAAGTCTTTGGCCAAGTTGGCTAATATTGATAAACCAATCACGAGCCATGTGGCTCGACATACTTTTGCCACGCATTTGGCTGCGCAAATCCCTATTCATGTTTTGAAGTCGATTTTGCAGCATTCTGAGATTGAAACAACCATGGTTTATTTGCATCTATCGAATAAAATTGTGAATGATGCTTTGGATAATGTTCGTTGGTAG
- a CDS encoding helix-turn-helix transcriptional regulator, producing the protein MKNKDKILEILGNKVSKEESQWHKESEFRALNKKWLKRSQAVALKILQTIRKQGISQKELAKRMGVKPQQVNNWVKGKNNFTFETIAKIETALGVELMNIPLERKEKKEVSALEVVTAIYVVPSSQPTPATHISTSSKSMSIESLTTWSNDTQKYVN; encoded by the coding sequence ATGAAAAATAAAGATAAAATTTTAGAAATACTTGGTAATAAAGTTTCGAAAGAAGAAAGTCAATGGCACAAAGAATCTGAGTTCAGAGCTTTGAATAAAAAATGGTTGAAACGCTCTCAGGCTGTGGCATTGAAGATTTTACAAACAATTAGAAAACAAGGTATCAGCCAAAAAGAACTGGCAAAAAGAATGGGAGTGAAACCTCAACAAGTGAATAACTGGGTCAAAGGAAAGAATAATTTTACTTTTGAAACAATTGCCAAGATTGAAACAGCTTTAGGTGTTGAGTTAATGAATATTCCTTTGGAGAGAAAAGAAAAAAAGGAAGTCTCTGCATTAGAAGTTGTAACGGCTATTTACGTAGTTCCTTCATCGCAGCCTACACCCGCAACACATATAAGTACTAGTTCTAAAAGTATGTCTATTGAAAGCTTAACAACTTGGTCTAATGATACTCAAAAATATGTAAATTAA